TTCATTTCGTGCGAGCATGCCTACCGTTGCTGGGCTGGCCCATAGCGACGGGGCGTGAGGGCCAGCGCCGTGTCCGGACTAGTGATTCTGATTTGcctcaaagaaaaaaaaaaggtccTCCTGGTGATTGTCTTCGGCCCGGGCCGTGTCCGTGTATAAGGCCAAGCCGCACCGGTGGTCTTCTGGATCGATCCAACTGGAAGCAAAACGATTCCGCCGTTCTCCGTCGGCGCCAGGGCCTTCTCCATGGGAATCTACGCCGTCGTCCGCAGCGCCAAGCAGCGACTGCGGGAGCTCTTCTCTGCAATCTACGCCGCCGTGCGCAGCACGAAGCAGCGGCTGAGGGAACTCTTCTGTACTCCTCCTGCAAGTACGCCCTCTCTTCTTATGTAAACTACCGACGCGCCCGCCGGTTTCCGTCCCCCCGCCGTTGTTTTGTTCACCAAACCGACCGTCTTCCCCGGCTCCNNNNNNNNNNGATATTGCAAGGAACCAAATCCAGATCCCTGATTTCTGCTAATTTTATGTATGGTAGATGTGGTTTGGTAGCTTCTTTGTGACGGCCGTGGCATATTCAAATCGGCATATATAGTGCACTCAAATATGCAAGATTTCAGTCACATTATGAAATACGTACTACTTACAAGCAAGGCCCGTATCATTGCAGATAGTCGATCAAGGTCTTCAGAAGATGCGTTTGAGAAACTCCCCGTGGTATGCTTCCCTTCCCTGGTAGTCAAGAATTGTAGTTACAAGTAAACTATCACCATGGTACCTGCTAGTACAGTATGCATTGGCTAACACATGCATACTACATCTCTAATTGTAATATATTCGTCAACAGAGACTGGTTTTCACTTTGCCAATGTCTCAATTTGTTGTCTCTGGCATCATAATTCTGCCGACACAAGTTTCATAGAAATAACCCAGTTGATGCACCCTCTTCGTCGAAATAGTTTGTCTTGATGCAGAGTAAATGAGCTAGTAATTTACAAGCGAGATATAAGTGATTTTGTTGTTTATTCGAAATAAATGAGGTCAGCCTAACTTTTGAACTTTTCAACCTTGGTTCTGCAGGACATCATGCACCATATATATTCTCTCTTGCCACTGCAAGATGCTGCTCGTGCCGCCTGCGTCTCCCATGGATTTCTGCTTTTCTGGAGATGCTATTCCAACCTTACATTCAACGTGTCAGCACTTGGGTTGGCTCACAAGAAATCCGAGGATTGGGAAATCTTTCTCATCGACAGAGTTGACAGCATTCTTAAGAATCATTCTGGCAATGGGGTGGAGACACTCAATCTCTGCCTCCTATCTTGCAAAAATATTGACCCTTCATACCTGGACAGATGGTTGCAGATTGCTGTTCGTTCGGGGATCAAAGAACTTAAATTGGAGATGTCTTACTTCATGAACAAAAAGTACAGCTTCCCATGTTCGGTTTTGTCTGATGATGCAGCTGCAAGTTCAATTCGGTCTCTCCACCTCAGCGCTTGCGTTTTTCGTCCCACAACAACACTTGGCTGCTTGAGAAGACTGAACGCATTATCTCTGTTTTCTGTCCACATTACTGATGAGGGATTAGGGCACTTGCTCTCGAAATCTTTCGCCTTACAGCAGTTATATATCTTTCGATGCAATGCGATAATATGCTTGAAGATACCTTCCATGCTGCAGCAACTCAAGCTCCTCACTATTAAATTGTGTGAGAAGCTCCAGGTGGTAGAGATCAATGCTCCAAGGCTCTCCTCTTTTCACTTTGATGGAGCCCTAGTAAAAATCTCGGTTGTGGATCCTTCACCGCTTAGGGATGTGTATTTTTCATCTTCCCGTCCGTCCCGCATGCTGTCTTATGCTCGTACGAGGCTTCCATCCATCACACGAAATGTTAGGAGCCTGACCCTGGTGTCTTCTCATGAGGTATGCATTGGGTTTTTACAGGTTATTCTGTATAAACATATAAAGTGGATGGTTATGATACAATAGTTTCCATCTGAAGTCTAAACTCTTTAATCCaatttcataattcttcatacaatGGTTTGGAATTTCTTGATCCGTTCTATGCTTATTGTCTCATAATTACTCCCAAGTCACTGTATAACTGAGAATCATCGTTCTTGAATAAATTATTACGTATTATTTCAGTATTTCTTCTTTCGAAAAAATCATGGTATTAATCCTTGAGATGTGCACATCATCTGAAATTATCAACAACATTTTCTGATTTTAGGTCTAACTGTACAGTGCTTGGTATAAGGGCTTATATATTTTGCGCTTTTGTAATATTTTAAATTTAATATAAATTAACCTTTCATATAAGAGGTGCCACATTTACATGTTTCAATGCTGCACTCGAAGTTTCAAAGTAAGAATAAATGTTCAAATAAGAA
This region of Triticum aestivum cultivar Chinese Spring chromosome 2D, IWGSC CS RefSeq v2.1, whole genome shotgun sequence genomic DNA includes:
- the LOC123050621 gene encoding uncharacterized protein translates to MGIYAVVRSAKQRLRELFSAIYAAVRSTKQRLRELFCTPPANSRSRSSEDAFEKLPVDIMHHIYSLLPLQDAARAACVSHGFLLFWRCYSNLTFNVSALGLAHKKSEDWEIFLIDRVDSILKNHSGNGVETLNLCLLSCKNIDPSYLDRWLQIAVRSGIKELKLEMSYFMNKKYSFPCSVLSDDAAASSIRSLHLSACVFRPTTTLGCLRRLNALSLFSVHITDEGLGHLLSKSFALQQLYIFRCNAIICLKIPSMLQQLKLLTIKLCEKLQVVEINAPRLSSFHFDGALVKISVVDPSPLRDVYFSSSRPSRMLSYARTRLPSITRNVRSLTLVSSHEDVNIPMLHSKFPRLKKLEIYIKRPQAVLSLISFLDASPALDSFILRVYANVLRPDSVVGGENAADDPRWKPQCRHDCLRQVTIMGFCSEKNLVQFVIYIVENTPRLESITLDTTLWSGRRCDINGKSRKMKRSCEMMTEGCIAEAHRAVKVANRYIAGRVPSGVRFQVLEPCSQCNARTRSGWY